In Lycium barbarum isolate Lr01 chromosome 9, ASM1917538v2, whole genome shotgun sequence, the DNA window GTAGGGTGTCTCATTCATTACAATAGAAAACTCCAAGAATTTGAAAAGCAAGTATTTGACTAGGCCTTATTTAGCCATTTAGATCcttatatacataatatgatgaatatgaaatgccttaaacaacataaatactGTTTGAGAAATCTCAAAATCAGAAATAAATGAGGTAAAAAAAATGAGATTGCTTCTACCTATAGACTATGGTATTATTGACAAACAATTGACTCTCTGTAAAAGACTGACAACAATTACCCTATCTAACGATATTAGGGAATTCACACAGGCATCGCATAATAGTCTCGCTTACAAAATTCAACCGGCTTCACTTCATATAGCAGAAGTCGATAAGAGGAAATATCCTGGCTATTCCCTGGTCTCTCTTGTTCTGCCGGTACAAAGTCCAGACGAGATAAAATGTACCAATTCTTGAACACAATAAGTAGGTGGCTATTTCTCCTCTCTTTAACAATATTAACTAATCTGCTCTCCAATAAGATCGAGACCAACGAGGAGGAACGTCACTCCTTGAAAAAGTAGGAAGTAAAAGTGGAGTCCGTGAGCAGATAAAAGGCTTCTAGCTGACGCTGTTAAGAGCAAGAAAGCAAGAGCTAGTTCTTTTCTGTATATTTTGTTGCTCTTCTTAACAGGTGTAGAAGTTTCATCTTTCTGTTTGTTCAATCGGTTCAGCTCAGAAAGTTCACTTTCCGACGCCCCTCTACTAATCTGCGATGCCCCAAATGCTTTTAAATCTTTTTCAGCAGCAGCCAGTAGGTCGGATTCGGAAGACCTTCCTGCCTTTTTGGTAACAACCCACTCGTATGAGCTTCCCAATTGGAAAAGTCCAGATACCATCGCGTTGAACTTCGTCACTGACATAGTGTTTTCAAAAAGGAGGTAGGGGGCGATGAAAGGAATGGATTTTGGTGCGGGAAGGATGTTTAGAAGGGTCATGAGGATCGGTATGTAGCAAACAACCCAGAAAGGGAGCTCGGCTTCTGGAATGAACATGGTTAGAGGAAGAACTACGCAAAACAATGTGAATGAATAGAAGGGAAGAATGAGTTTTctcaacaaaaagaaaagaagtatTAAGTTGGCTTTCTTCCATATTGATATCTGCGCAAAACGTTTCAAAATAAAGTATCATTAGAATATTTATAACAACAACTACGCCTCAATCTCAAGCTAGTTGGGattggctatatgaatcctcgATATTCATTTCACTACCCCTTCCATTTCAATATAATGGCATGTTTGGCCAAGCTCCTAGGAAGCCAAAAGTGCTTATTGTAGAAatttgaggtgtttggccaagcttttagggaAAAAATAAGTGTTTGTGAGTAGCAGCGGAAGCTATTTTTCACAAGCTAAAAAAGTTTTttccccaaaagcacttttggAACATCGGCCAAGCACAAAGTACTGTTCTAATATTGGAAAAAGtgattttcaaattgattagacTAACACAAACTACTActctccaaaagtacttttttctgAAGAACACTTCTAACAAAAAGCATTTTTCAAAATGAGAGattttaaaagcttgaccaaacaagcTATTACTAATATTGTAGGTTCTCTAACATCAGGAGGAGTGCTCTTCATTAGAGTGTTTGATCTCAAAAATTTTCCAAAGTAAAGAGAGGAGTCAATGTACCTTGGAAGTAACAATAGCAGGAAGACAAACTCGGAAAAGTTGCATGGGGCCAGAATGCCACCGATGTTGTTGCTTCCGATAAGCTTCAAACGATTCAGGAACTTCACACAGGACCTATTTTTTTCCATATGGATACAATGAACATTGTGATTAGATTTCCGAAGTTACAAAAGAATAGTTGAATAATCAAAATTTGAATGTTAATAGGTATACGGACCTGGCAAAACTTCATCAAACAGGATTTCaattaaaacttttaaaaaagaaaagggtCAAAAGAGAATCAATCTAGCAGCCGTAAATCATTTTGTTTCATGAACCGGGAACGATTCAAGTACACGACTCAGAATTTTCTGAGTTTTCAACTAAAGTTGAAATCTGACATCTGACAGTGTAGAGTGAGGCCTATGTTTCAAGCTAAATAACAAGATAGAATGAAAGAGGATGAACAGTTTCACATTTCAAATGAAAGAATGCAACTAATGAACAGAGTTATGGCAACTAATGGACAGAGTTATGGACCCTTGAATCTTAGTCAAGTCAATAAAACTCCAGCTTCTACTTGCAAGTGCAGCACACAATAAAAATAACAACTACATCTCAATCCCAAACTAGTTCTATATGCAACTAAATTCTCAAAATAATAAAACCGCTTGCAACAAATGTTAGTCAAACTAGCAAtatagtcagacctctctataacaaccataTTTCTTATGGAACCgatatttcatgttatgttatattatgtGCTCTATAACATGTCGCTATAGTAGCCAAAAAATATCGGAACAAatgatgttgttatagagaggtttgattgtaTATGGGACCATTAGCACATTTAACAAAAATGTGAAAGTGGATAACCCTTACCCTCACATCATTAAGATATATGAACTTCCAACCATTGAGATGCGCACGAACAGCAATATCCATGTCCTCCACAGTTGTCCTCTCAAGCCAACCTCCAGACTCTTCCAAGGCTTTAATTCTCCAAATACCAGCGGTTCCATTGAAACCAAAGAAGTTTAAGAATACCCCGTTCACCTGTTGTTCCACCTCAAAATGAAAACATAAATTGATGTTTTGGAGACGAGTCAACAAGTTTTCATCCTTGTTAACAAATGACCATCTTGTTTGAACCAATCCTAGCTCAGGATTATCCTGTGGCAAAGCATACATGTTAATTGCCAACAATAACATCAATGAACTCACCAAAGGAAGAAAaggccttttttcttttttcgccTCTCGGCCGTAAAACATTACgggcgctagccaaaatatacaaaacctataaactgattatctatattatatgtatattataagtatactgtatatatatattgtatgtatatttatacttaatgtacaaaacatatacatttaCCGGATTATGTTTTACAGCGGTCCCAAAATGTAATTATCCCACAAAAAAGTATATATTTTTACCTTGAAATGTGGGACTGTCTGCTTAAGAAAATCTGGAGTTGGTTGGAAGTCTGCATCAAAGATTGCAACAAATTCATAATCCTTCACATAGTCACAACTCATTGCAGACTTCAGGTTCCCTGCTTTGTAACCAGTTCTAACCAGACGGTGCCTGTAAATTATGTTGATACCCTTTTGGCTCCATCTAGCAACCTCTGACTTTATTAACTCTTGGATGCACTCATTGTCGGAGTCATCAAGAATTTGAATCAACAAACGGTCTTTCGGCCAGTCAAGTTGACAGACTGCTGATATAGACAGCTCATATACCTGTGCAACACCGGTAACGGAGAAAAACTTTTGAATACTCAACTCAGAAGGGGGGAAAAACAGAAACtaagaagaaaaatatatttgGTTCATGGCAAAACTACAACATCGTCTAGCAACCATGTTTTCTTGCATGCAGTGGCGGAGTCAAGATTTTCACGGAGATTcatatataaaaaagtaaacatacgaaaaaGTTGAcgggattcaacatctactaaaTACATATAAAAAACAATTTTAACCTTGATCATGCAGTGTAATTTGCTGAAGAAGGGAATTCAGATGAACCTGTTAACTAGATTGCAGGGATTGGAATAATCCGAGAAATCTATAGCTGTTCAGGAGCTCGAGATTATCAGCTCAAGACAGAGAGGAAAGAAGAAGTAGTGTAGAGAAACTGTAATGATTTTCGTACATGAATTGTAAGGAGAACAGTACAAGGATTTATACATTGAGAATGACTGAAATGAATGGGAACTGAATCCGGAAATCTGTTACTTGACCTAACTAACTTTAATTGCTAATTGTCGACTAACAGCTTTTGTAGCTATTTCAGCTGACGTGGCTTCATCCTCCTGAATTAAGTGTATCAGAACCCCCTTCAACCCTCTAGCTCCGCCCCTACTTGCACGTAGAACACGACTAATGTAAGCCTTAAGTACTATGTTTGAAGACTAGATTAAGATCCCCAAAATGCCCAAGTTCCTTAATTGGTAAGTAGATACTCAATATGTCAAATACTATCTTGCAAAGAGAAAAGTAAGTCCCAAGTTTAAGCAATCCCTACAGGCTACAGCGCATCAACGGCTTCCTTCGTCTAAAACAGAAAAAGGTAAGAAAGAGACCACTACTgtgtcagaaaaaaaaaaaaaaaaaaaaaaaaggaagaaagagacCACAAATAAAGTTATAACCAGGAAACCGTAAATACAAATGATTTAAAAGCACCACAGCAAAAAAGGAGTCGAATTCACCTTAGTCGACGCATATATACAAAAATTCAACTAGTTCAAAGTTTAAAAGTAATTCATGTTGCTTCCTAATGCGAAGTTCGAAACTTAAATAGTAACAAAAATGAGAAGACAAAATATCCACAGTTCAAAAGGGCGGCAAAATAAAATTAGTGGTATACCTCTCTTTCGTTACACATAGGAATCTGCACAAGAACCATTGGATAGCTGTTGTTTGATCCCTCGAGATCATCTGACTTAAACGGATCCCCTTCAATCCTTGGCTTAATCTTCTTGCACTTTATGTACAAGCAACCCAAACAAAGTACCAAACGATCTAAAGACTGAATCAAGAACAAAACAGTACAGAATGTGGATAACTTTTGCACTGAAGGCGCGATATAATCAGCGCGAAAATCCAACCAAGCAACATATATTATGTGAAACAAACCCAAGACATCAGAAGTATGTGGTATTATATACAAATTTGGATTCTGGAAATAATGCCAACCTTTAAAGTAAGCAACAACTTCAAAAGCCAACATAAACAATGAAACACCCAAACAGACCTTAATTATTCTGAAAAGTAGTTTACTACTTTTCCCAAGTTTTTCACTAGCAAGTGAAACACCTTGTCTGAAAACAAGCCTATTCTTGATAGTACCAATTAAAGTCCATAAAATTGTTGCAACCCAAGCAAGACAACCAACAGCTTGATTAGCTTTAAGTAACAAAACCCAAGTTACTTGTTTAGCATTTTTGCCTCTACTTTTTTCTATAGGCTTAAATGCATTATCAGGACCATCAATTTCAACAATGGAGAAATTGGGATTCTCCATTTTTACTATCACTGGTGTTCCCCTTTGTTTATCCTTACCCCACCACTCAGAAAAATTCAATCTTGGAGCCATTTTAAGCTAACTTGAAAACAAGAAAATTAACagatcttttaaaaaaaataaaaaatcaagaaACTCACACTATGAAAGAATTCAAGAACTCATTTCAAAGCCCTCCATTTTTTGTACAACAAATGCAACTGAATGTTAAGTGTAaaaaagaagttttttttttttttttttggagattcTTTGCATACCCTCAAGGCTACTCAAACAAAAAAGAGCAAAGTGCCATTATAGAGGAAGGTATATACTCCATAAATTATGTACCACAGAAAATATAATACTCGTCCCAGTTTATAcgacacacttttttttttagtcaatccaaaaaaaaatgtGCAAACTTTAGTTTTTAGGCTTAACGAGATATCTGTAACCgcataaatatttttaatttattttagattataaaattaaaaaatctgcctttatttattaaatttcgTGTCCGATTAAACTGCGTCAAATAGTGACTGAGGGAGTACTAACATAAATTAACAGCTGTGAAACCTCTGTCACTTCTTCAAAATTTTACTCACTTTTTGGAATGAAGCTGTGAAAGTGATGTACTAAAAGGAAATATATTACAAACCAAAATGCATTAAGAAATAAGTGAAAATTCTCTAGCTGACAATTAATCTATTGGAACTGTAAATATGAGGAATGTTTTCATGTGTTGACTAAATTAGGTGAAAGAATAAGGCTACAGTGTaattgatatttttttaaaaaaaaaaatccagcatTAAGATAAACTTCCTATCCATTAAACTCTTAGCTCAATTTCTCTTCTAAATTTTCTATTCCCTGTGTTTCAATTCACAAGATACACTTTTTTTTAGTCTGTCACAAAAAaagatacatttttatatttaaaagtaATTTAACTTACAActtctttttttacttttaatgaaataatttatccTTAATGAAACGATTTACGGTCACATAAATATCTATGATTTGTTTTCgtccacaagtttcaaaaaaaaaatctttcttaaatttcgtgtcaaattaaattatataagataaattgggatagagggagtaatattttttgTGGGGTTTGGGGGCGGGGGGTTGGTGTTGCAGTACAATGTTGGAAAAGGATCTGCAACTACCCATTAAAGCTTTAGTATAAAGTGGTAAACTTTGTTTTTGACATCATAAAGTTTTAATCTTGATTGTTCAAATTCATAACCTAATTAGACACTTTAGATCTATAGACTAAAAGAACGGCTGTTAAAGTAAGTGGACGTTGTTTTTCTTAAAAGTTCTTTTGTTAAGTGGTTTCTCAGTTATTGTCAGTACTATTAATTGTTTTTGCTGTTCTTGTCAATGTTGGTAATGTTTGTTCTCAAGTCTTTTTTTTTATTGTCGGTGTTCTCaattttattgttgtttttgtgGCTATTACATTTAATTAACATTAGGTTTTTACTTTCTTGGGAGCACAAATGACACGAAAAATTCCTTTCACTTTCAAAATTTTGTTATCTAAATGGATAAGGTTATAAAAATATTATAGTGGCAGAATGTTTTCTTGTCCTATTTTGCTTGGTGATTTGAGCTGTTTTGGGATTCAAAAATATTGGGGGCCAAAACTGATCTTTGATTTAAAGAACTAGCTGTTAGAATATGGGCAaaggaaataaataaataaggcaAATTAACTATTAGAAAAATAACTTTGTAAAAGACTATAAATATTCATAATTTATCTTCATAATATATACAAAAAGTTTCTCAATTTTtgttcggaaaagggccaaatatacccctgtactatcggaaaagggtcaaatatacccctcgttatactttgagtccaaatatacccctgccgttaaaCTTTgaatccaaatatacccctcattttaACGGAAAGACACATGTTATCATCCTATTGGCCTATTTTAAATTATATCTTAATTGATTAAATTCAACCTATAAATTATCTCTTAATTAAAAGACTCATACCCATACCCGAAAAATTTGAGTCAAGCTTCTTCAATGGCTGCTTTCTCTCTTTCACTGAAAAATTAAtctgcttctttctctttcaatggctgcttcttcttcttcttcaatacaAAGCATCTTCGCGCACGCAAATTAAAATAATAGTATTGGTTTGCACAATGgatctccaattggatgactATGGATGAAAATTTCCCTTGGTCCAAAGAAGAGAAAACCAAATCAATGACAAAATGAATATACTTTCGTGCCTAATTctattcttcttttattttccaaGGGTAAGCACGTATAGTTTCCAAAAACACTCTCTTGTAATTGTCCTAAAACACTTGCATTACGCACAAAGACTGCATAAAAACGTATTGCATCCATTTctcaaaaaaatcaaaattgtTTGTTTACAAAATCAACACAAATATATAACACCCGTAATTGATTCTTCGTTCCTCATTTGTAAACACAGCCATTGGACAATACTACTACTGTCGGAAAAAGGATTGCAGAAGCAGCAATTGAAGAAGCTTTGACCCTGAATTTATGGGTCTTTTAATTGGATATGGGTTATAGGTTGGATTTTAATTAATGAAGAGATAATTTAAAATAAGCCAATATGATGATGACACGTGTCCCTCCGTTAAAATAAAGGGTATATTTGTGCCAAAGTATAATGATATGGGTATATTTAGATCCAAAATATAACGATATGAGTATATTTGGATTCAAAATATAACAAgagatatatttgacccttttttgatagtacaagggtatatttggcccttctcCGATTTTTATTTATACTTGGGGTCCGGGGTAGGGGCGGGGGTGATGGAGAGAGTTCAAAGTGTTTTTATTGTCACGTTGGAAAACTATAGTGCTGTCTTTTTTAATCAACTAATAGATGAAAATGACATACCTAAGATTTGTAGGAATGGTTTTGGTTTACTTTAGgaaatttttatttaatttatcaaTGAAGATTCTAAAGTTAGTTATTTCAGTtgtgttttatttttttattttttttaccggTAATCGTGTTTTAGTTTTCATTAAGAATACAAAGTGTGAAATCAACTCATTTGaaataacaacaccaacaataataataataataataataataataataataataataataataataataataacaatattaataaataatttaaaaattaataatgAAGAAACCAACGACGACGACAACAACATTGACATCCGGAAACGTGGATCTTGAATTACACGTCACGTCGCATCAAGTGTCAATTTACGTAGGACGCTGGTGGATACGAACGATGATTCTATTAAATAAGTTAGAGGAAAAAGCAAGAGTGCTCGAATTTTAAAAAAAGTGCAATTTGGGGCAAATATACTTCATCTTTGAAAGTTCGAAAGTAAACTTGAACCTTTTTCTTTACAGTTTAGTCGAAATTTAcgtcttttctttatttttctagaaaaattaTCTAAACAAGTTATTTTGAATAAATAAAAACAAGAAAAGGATATAAGTAAGAAGGAAATTGAAAATAAATTATGAAAAGAGAGAGGTTTCACTTCACCGACAGATCACAAGGAGTATCTATATCTTTCCTTAAACACTTAAACCTAGGGCATAAAAGAAAGGCATATGCTATGGTCTCATTGGGCCACAATTGTCCACCCTTTGTATTTCAAGTGCACTCAACTGTCGGTGCCAACTAAATTACTACAAGTTTCTTGCTTCTTCACTTATCATTGTTACTAGTTTCACGACGTCCGGACttaaactcaaaatataaaaatagttattttaattaaagaaatataatttatgttagtaataattaaattaTAATAAGTATATTTTTGATATATAAAAGCaaactttcatttcactccttcaatattttaatttttcattttgatgaaattatttatttCAAATCGGATGCGGAGCctgaatttgaagtttatgagttctgaATTCTAATATTTAAAGTTGTTTAGTTTAATAATCTATAtatattttgttatatcccgtgttttcacacgtttggaaaaattcgataaataatggattcttgagatacgaggtcaatttgatattttgttgaacgtagaagttatgcatgaaagaatagagtcatgaaagtgtgggacaaggttaagggtaattttggaattttggaaattagtttcgggaattataaaatacgattcataagttattgggctcaaaaaaattgaattgtaagtgaggcccaaaaaggggtgtatggccggccacattaggccatgatccaagcccaattttagttggtcatgtgcttggtcatgtgaccaagcacttcaactacatataccatagaagacttaagaaattagagataagaacaacaaagaaaatagaaggagagaaagaagaccatttcgggtttgaggtgcaaaaatagccaccataaatattgttctaaaaattcaattcttgttgttttcctactaagtcaaggttcctttgcatcttggtatagttggtttggagtgggaagcattagattcctcaaagtgaacacaagttcaagtgaagaagacttgaagaaaaggtaagaatttctacctttttattgtgttatgaagttttgattgtgttgtagtatatagaaatgtgttgattgtatggaaaaatggaagtttgcaatgtgggtttggtatatggcttgtagccgtgtgtatatatatgttgtatagccaagttgtgttgaatttatgttatattctaattgtaattgtgatgaaatgcatatgggaattgaaagttggatgaatttagttgatatggaaaaataagcatatggccatgtggtatatttggcttgggaatgaaatggattaagtttgtttagtgtattggagtgttgttgtaatgcttggtatggaaatgaagttagaatgatataagtttgtattgaattggaatgtaaacacttatgtcgttttagtatgattttccgacattaaggaaatgaagttgtttggttgctaatagtgatgatcattgatgaatttggaagttggaaacttgttatgaagttgtatgccaaagatttgatgtgttgcataagttatgactttggcggaaagttgtatattatgtatatcgagtgtatatcttgaggaaaacgatatgaaatgtttctagaactatatggtgatgatcatgattgttgttgaatgtgaaattattgatcttagttgaaagttgggttgaattgaagattatgtcaacttgtgagaaaaatgcctagttgaaggatatttatgtttttaatgttcattgttgatattgttgttgtcgtttgggttgttgttgatgatttatagccgagttgaattctcggggtgctatatgtataggggaagtgctgccgaaatttcggtagccaaatatgcattaagttggaactttggtattcatagcttacaattggtaaactcgaccaattgcagtttttcgacgaaacgggaagtgagtttggaaaggcttaaggagcgtgaaaggtatgtaaagcaacccctattcttcccttggcatgcccctagtgtgttagggtcggatccgggcctcgaaggacctcttggccctcggaatccgcaagacaaaatttcagtttttccttcagtagaattgaatcatttttgatacgtttttttctggaattatgcaattttgctctaaattactcagaaagtcatagaatgtctgtataacctttttaggtgatactatatgcttagagggcacaatttgagcccgccgccttatttgtcccgaggcgggcccactatttccggttttgcccctaatatgctaaagcttcctttttaagcgatttttgaaagaaatgttttaattaccctactaatcgcttaacgaatattattttaaatattctgttaaatattataaattattttgacactcggaatgacttcgggaaagttatacttctgtaatttattatgatatccgaaatacatttattatgattccgtccgattccatttgatttgtttgtctttgctacgcttcatcgagtctttgaaaacacttatgatatttttaaattgcattagtctctcactactccattcgtggatgtcccaatgtttcccacactgagcccgggccaggatatgttgtcaagcgtaattctctgcattgttcgccgcgtcccgatgtgagggggcaggtatacgcgtacatgggtctgtggagtatgatgtgccatgtccgcctattctgatctgatctgttatggccattttgatatgacattttatgatacggggccacgcccctttttctgattcttctgtatagtggcaccagcgtcgggagggtggccacattctgtctgccgagtcccgtggcagggaccggatatgatatgatatgacatatgtttctgtacgcattctgtctgttttggaaatatgcatttgacactctggattctgtactcattttctgtaaccattatgatttgacttctgtgattccgctttacatattcagtacatatttcgtactgaccccctttcttcgggggctgcgttttcatgtcgcgcaggtacagacgacaggttcgctgatccatctgtttaggatcctacttctgctattttggggcgctctcttctacagagcccatcttttggtacagtctgtcactgctatctggatatgtactttgttcagggtatgacagggccctgtcccgtcttatgattatgatatgttctgtagaggtctgtggatacatctatgtgggttctgtacatatgtttgggatgttttggttttatgacagccttatcggcttctgtgtgccaagtctgcttttctgctaaattctgtagcatccactaatgttactattatattacattattttgataatatgctaaattgggtatcgggtacgtataggtgcccagctagggcactggtcgcggcccacggagttgggtcgtgacatatttaatgaacttttaagacaaatacataaatTGAACCAAAGCGCTAACCAAACCCGTAACCAACTCCGCCTTGCTTCAAacttattttgtgtttaaaatgaTCAATTATAGTTAACAAGAGATTTCAAAGATAGTCCGATCTTGACTGATAACATTGTCTTCATTTTTAACACTATATGGCATCATTTAATAATGTTTAAAACTATCTTAAAGTTATTTTAGTAAAGATCTTTTAAAAACACAATTGAGCtcattaaagtataaatataaagtaaaagaaacgCCTACATGTAAAAAATGTATAATAAgcaataaatgaaaaaagagaaaACAAGAGAGCAACAAGAAGAAAGAATCTAGCGAAGAAATGGTTGATTTTAGGTTAATAGATAGATCAATAGACAAAAGTAACATGGAAAATAAAGTGCAACGGATGGGGCTGTTTTACCCATAACCAGGGTTTCAGGTTGAAGCCTAGGTAGGTaaaaatccttggtagggagcgcttcccccgaaTGAGCCCTATACAATATGAATCAAG includes these proteins:
- the LOC132609511 gene encoding probable xyloglucan glycosyltransferase 5, giving the protein MAPRLNFSEWWGKDKQRGTPVIVKMENPNFSIVEIDGPDNAFKPIEKSRGKNAKQVTWVLLLKANQAVGCLAWVATILWTLIGTIKNRLVFRQGVSLASEKLGKSSKLLFRIIKVCLGVSLFMLAFEVVAYFKGWHYFQNPNLYIIPHTSDVLGLFHIIYVAWLDFRADYIAPSVQKLSTFCTVLFLIQSLDRLVLCLGCLYIKCKKIKPRIEGDPFKSDDLEGSNNSYPMVLVQIPMCNEREVYELSISAVCQLDWPKDRLLIQILDDSDNECIQELIKSEVARWSQKGINIIYRHRLVRTGYKAGNLKSAMSCDYVKDYEFVAIFDADFQPTPDFLKQTVPHFKDNPELGLVQTRWSFVNKDENLLTRLQNINLCFHFEVEQQVNGVFLNFFGFNGTAGIWRIKALEESGGWLERTTVEDMDIAVRAHLNGWKFIYLNDVRVLCEVPESFEAYRKQQHRWHSGPMQLFRVCLPAIVTSKISIWKKANLILLFFLLRKLILPFYSFTLFCVVLPLTMFIPEAELPFWVVCYIPILMTLLNILPAPKSIPFIAPYLLFENTMSVTKFNAMVSGLFQLGSSYEWVVTKKAGRSSESDLLAAAEKDLKAFGASQISRGASESELSELNRLNKQKDETSTPVKKSNKIYRKELALAFLLLTASARSLLSAHGLHFYFLLFQGVTFLLVGLDLIGEQIS